Part of the Blastocatellia bacterium genome is shown below.
GTGTCAATCAGGTTGTCACCATTCTTTTCTCCGACGTCCGCGGATTCACCTCACTGGCCGAGCAGGCTGATCCACAAAAGGTGGTGAGCGCGTTAAACGACTACTTCTCCGAGATGACGGAAATCATCTTTCAAAACAACGGCACGCTCGACAAATTTATCGGCGATGGATTGATGGCGCTGTTTGGCGCACCTGAGTCCTCGCCTGACGATCCCACCAATGCCGTTCGCACCGCCATCCAGATGCAGCGGCGCATGGTTTCTCTCAGCCATGAATTAACCCGATATGGCTTCCCACCGATCAATATCGGCATCGGGATTAACACCGGTGAAGTCACCGTCGGATATATCGGCTCGGAGCGCCGCATGGACTACACGGCCATCGGCGACGCAGTGAACCTCACAGCCAGACTGGAGAGCAAAGCCGCGCCCGGCCAAATCTTGATCAGCCAGGCGACCGCAGCACTGATTCAAGGAACCTTCCCACTGCGTTCGCTCGGCCCACTACAGGTCAAAGGCAAAATGAATCTGGTAGAGACCTACGAAGTCCTCTGGCAAGAAATCTGAGGTAACAGTGCCGGCTGCTCCATCGCCGGCTGACGCTTGAGAGCGCCGAGGCGCTACCTCTGCTCATCATCGGCGGAATCATCACCGAGCCGGCAACGTTTCGCGCTCCGCAACAGGCAGAGCCGCCGCCGTGCTCACCGTCATCGGCGGATCATCACCGAGCTGGCAACCATCGTGAAACCTTTTTGATCGCCGACAATCTTCTCAATCTCTTCCTTGCTCTTGCCGGCATCTTCAGCATAGTGACGCGCCTGCGCCTCTGAGATCGTCGTCTCCGAGACTTGGCCTTCGACAATCACCATTCTTCCGGCGCTGTTTTTGGGAACGAAGAATCCATAATCTTTGAACGTGACTCGTACTGTGTGCTCGCCATCCACGAGCACCATCCAACATCCCTTCATCTGGCACACTTCGGCAATCTTGGCTTCAATGCGAATCGGCTTGTTCAGGTTAGCTGGTTGTAACGCCTCAGCCAGCGTCAGCGGCTTGCTGTCAAGCTGAGGCTTTGCACCGTAAATTTGATAACGAGCATCAGCTTGATGTTTCCGCTGGGCTGTCACCAACTGATGAGACACACTGCCAATCAGTAAGAGTATAATGGCTACGAGCCTCACCGCGAGCGCCGATCTATGGTGCGTGTCTATCTTCATAAATGCCTCCTTGAATTTATTCAGCGCATGATATTGACACCGTCTCCGGCAAAAGCGCAAGGGCCGCCGCTGGCCGTTGTTAACGCTTGCAAAATATGCTTGCTCCACAAGCGGACGCGACCGCCAAGCCAGCGTCAGAACGAATCAACAAACGAAAAATGGAAACGGGCCTGGGGATTTTGGAATTGTCACATGTTCACAGGAACCCAGGCCCATGCGTGTTGTGGATAATCAATTAAACATCACCGATTGTGCCACAAGCGCCTGCCGGCGCGTATTGGTAAAAACACCTACTTCTTTCAGGGATGTTACCTACTGCTCATGTCTCCTTCGCCAGCGTGCGCGAGCGCATTCAACCCGCTTGTGCAAAGCCAGCAGATTGCTGAACGAATCTGGTCGCTTCTGCCTGCTGCCGTCAGGTGACTGAGCTCGTCACCATGAGCCAGCCCATTCGGTGCTACTGATAAGAAGCTCGATTCGTTCCACCGCACTCAATTCAGCAATGCGTAGCCTATCAATTATGAACTCGCACCAAAGAGCTGTGTGTAGGAATTGTGTGATTCGCTGCCGCCGACTTTTTACGATTTTGCTAATTGCAGAGCCAGCGTCACGGCCTCAGCCGGCGTCTCCGCCCGATGAACGTTGGCCATCGAGACAGGCGGCTCAATCTCAAATCTCCAGGAATGAAGCAGCACAACCGGCTTGCCGATTTTCAATGCCAGCGCAATTTCCGAGAGCGTCCCAAATCCGCCTCCGACGGCAATGATCACATCGGATGAGCTTGCATTGATGGCGTTGCGCGCGTCGGACATGCCGGTGAAAATCGCCACATCAATGAACGGGTTCGGCGGTGATTCCCGCTCGTTGCTCCCCGGCATGATGCCGATGGTGAGGCCGCCTTCAGATTTGGCTCCCTGAGCCGCCGCTTCCATCACACCGGTCCCGCCCCCGCACAACAGCACAGCCCCGCTGCGTGCAATCAATTGGCCAACCTCTACCGCTTCACGATAGGTCTTTTCATCGCACTGAGCCGCGCCCATCACGCCGATGACA
Proteins encoded:
- a CDS encoding DUF4920 domain-containing protein; its protein translation is MKIDTHHRSALAVRLVAIILLLIGSVSHQLVTAQRKHQADARYQIYGAKPQLDSKPLTLAEALQPANLNKPIRIEAKIAEVCQMKGCWMVLVDGEHTVRVTFKDYGFFVPKNSAGRMVIVEGQVSETTISEAQARHYAEDAGKSKEEIEKIVGDQKGFTMVASSVMIRR
- a CDS encoding TIGR00725 family protein, translated to MNQQRHRQLVIGVMGAAQCDEKTYREAVEVGQLIARSGAVLLCGGGTGVMEAAAQGAKSEGGLTIGIMPGSNERESPPNPFIDVAIFTGMSDARNAINASSSDVIIAVGGGFGTLSEIALALKIGKPVVLLHSWRFEIEPPVSMANVHRAETPAEAVTLALQLAKS